In one window of Drosophila innubila isolate TH190305 chromosome 2L unlocalized genomic scaffold, UK_Dinn_1.0 4_B_2L, whole genome shotgun sequence DNA:
- the LOC117779476 gene encoding enhancer of mRNA-decapping protein 4 homolog isoform X1 yields the protein MLIALFALAHLPIFRKPLSLQSSRCGKGTATTKHATTTTITTTKAITNTNAHLTALTSNSNLQTVPTTAGTERTTILIGTCLNMSSSTEQDQAATAGVIVAANGNQSDTKKIEVINFKPYEKQCCYSIETNHTKVYGCGGSHARGSSKVKLKNVVDYKWEQKYYYPGHLVAVHRDGKHLAYAINVNNKATGMEGMVRVCNTNTSQRALIKGMNGEVLDLQFAHSERERILAVIDVSSLFVYKIDLIDGNLMCKLVLKVDDPIASYVPEYDMVSWCPYVTSSHTSSSTATAIGATGEEEDENQLLIWSRSTQFQCFHVRMIVTEHGRGQIQPAALETGYLKIEEDSLITCAALSPDGTTVAAACADGLVRFYQIYLFDVRNHRCLHEWKPHDGKRVSSLFFLDNINKPVEDAYWQYVITTSDYNTEIKLWNCSLWECLQTINIVASIPTPVQPCKFIAGIDRSAGYLVISSLDSLAVYVMQISSGAGINSSLNDQASDSGDSDNGNVSGGAGSGLGNNEAAVRIQNIAEFKLSSGILSFSIVNASMRRLKSTNESYYQFEEPDDYDDENNATTDALVVHMFVVQGKSLQECQIIYQPCVAEKPERSLNSSNNTSISNKRSLTPDGATPSRFLHVADIKQEPSSPHNSSSGSSAVPLDALFAKSKRNSAGSSSASVVAVAVAAAAAAAQDATAAVTKSRSSSPQYASAYPQLNLMTPDAFSASGSTAVILATSSNNTTGAETINTTAVAATASTDQSDIDTQVLQTLRMLATVTSKGTETANANLMKLMNNTLIEDREQQKLKEKLEARKKFIAIDRNPERNAAENLASGGSSPSREVQEIMATQDDADDYEPELENLESDEENNYFMPCKTEKKKEEELVNSSPLEETAGNWLPDASLLQSAPTKKSAELQNAAQIMSQAVQHKNNGNVPPTLGNSSSNSNNTATTLNSSNNSNNSHNATIEITGGNSETNAKLEQLLDLVKAQSQQLNKLEHEVSKLQQQQQQQQQPSSSSNTSNAAALQPKSVNELAYKIEMQLSKLMEQYLKRYENEHKRKLAEFLHERENQNRALRDSVLQVLNEYVMKYFTEIIGNVLNVELQRQVLPRVNAKMDQLQNQMQLEIVQKLNVFDKTIKENIAQVCKSKQFLDAFGKSVLIGVQTSLQTAFIESMSSTLIPAYEKSSQNMFKQLHEAFSVGIKDFMVEFNAYLQHMPQPHNGDELNNKLGLLKQLVETNLLKHRTELTDAMLETQREVKSLEILLARQVQETIRAELRKYMDSQNMAMRSQAATPAPTYDLRDSIKQMLLAGQINKAFHQALLANDLNLVEFTLRHTDRMQVFAPDGCRLEQKVLLSLIQQISADMSNHNELKQSYLNEALLAINMSDPITREHAPKVLSELYRNCRLFIKNCPKSPQCSNVRLLIAMCSATYRDQFK from the exons ATGTTAATCGCGCTCTTTGCGCTCGCACATTTGCCAATCTTTCGTAAGCCGCTGTCATTGCAATCATCAAGGTGTGGCAAAGGCACAGCTACAACAAAGcacgcgacaacaacaacaattactacTACTAAAGCAATTACCAATACCAACGCTCATTTAACGGCATTAACGAGCAACAGTAATTTGCAGACAGTTCCAACAACAGCTGGAACAGAACGAACAACTATTCTAATTGGAACCTGCCTCAATATGAGCAGCAGCACTGAACAGGATCAGGCAGCAACAGCCGGAGTCATTGTTGCCGCCAATGGCAATCAATCGGataccaaaaaaattgaagtcAT CAATTTCAAGCCTTATGAGAAGCAATGCTGTTATAGCATCGAAACGAATCATACGAAAGTTTATGGCTGTGGTGGTAGTCATGCACGTGGCTCGTCGAAGGTGAAGCTCAAAAATGTCGTCGACTATAAATGGGAacagaaatattattatcCTGGCCATTTGGTGGCAGTGCATCGTGATGGCAAGCATTTGGCCTACGCCATCAATG TTAACAACAAAGCCACCGGCATGGAGGGTATGGTTCGTGTGTGCAACACCAACACAAGCCAACGTGCCCTCATCAAGGGTATGAACGGAGAGGTTCTTGATTTACAATTTGCTCACAGTGAACGGGAACGGATTCTAGCCGTCATCGATGTGAGCTCCCTGTTTGTGtataaaatcgatttaatcgaTGGAAATTTGATGTGCAAACTTGTACTGAAAGTGGATGATCCCATTGCAAGCTATGTACCCGAATATGATATGGTCTCCTGGTGTCCCTACGTCACCAGCAGCCACACCTCTAGCAGCACTGCCACCGCCATTGGTGCCACTGGCGAAGAGGAGGATGAAAACCAGTTGTTGATTTGGTCTCGCAGCACACAATTTCAGTGCTTCCATGTCAGAATGATTGTTACCGAACATGGC CGCGGACAGATACAGCCAGCGGCTTTAGAAACTGGTTATCTTAAGATTGAGGAGGATTCATTAATAACCTGCGCTGCTTTATCACCGGATGGCACAACCGTTGCCGCCGCCTGTGCCGATGGCCTGGTGCGTTTCTATCAAATCTATTTATTCGATGTGCGCAATCATCGCTGTCTGCACGAATGGAAGCCACATGATGGGAAACGCGTCTCGTCATTATTCTTTCTTGATAACATCAACAAACCCGTGGAGGA TGCCTACTGGCAGTATGTGATCACCACAAGCGATTATAACACGGAGATTAAATTGTGGAATTGCTCACTGTGGGAGTGTCTGCAGACGATAAACATTGTTGCCAGCATTCCGACTCCTGTGCAGCCCTGCAAGTTTATAGCCGGCATTGATCGCAGTGCAGGCTATTTGGTTATATCCAGTCTAGACTCTCTGGCCGTGTATGTGATGCAGATAAGCAGCGGTGCCGGAATTAATAGCAGCCTCAATGATCAGGCCAGCGATAGTGGTGACTCTGATAATGGAAACGTTTCAGGCGGAGCTGGCAGCGGTCTTGGTAACAACGAAGCCGCCGTGCGCATCCAGAACATTGCCGAGTTCAAGCTGAGCTCGGGCATCTTGTCCTTTTCCATTGTGAATGCAAGCATGCGTCGATTGAAGAGTACCAACGAGAGTTACTATCAGTTTGAGGAGCCcgatgattatgatgatgagaATAATGCAACCACCGATGCCCTCGTGGTGCACATGTTTGTCGTGCAGGGCAAGAGCCTGCAGGAATGCCAGATTATTTATCAGCCGTGTGTGGCTGAGAAGCCTGAGCGAAGTTTgaatagcagcaacaatacgAGCATTAGCAACAAACGTTCGTTGACTCCAGATGGGGCAACTCCATCGCGATTTTTGCACGTGGCGGATATTAAACAGGAGCCAAGCTCAccgcacaacagcagcagcggctcGAGCGCTGTGCCGTTGGATGCACTCTTTGCCAAGTCAAAGCGCAACTCGGCGGGTTCCTCTTCGGCCTccgttgttgccgttgcagttgctgctgctgctgcagctgcacaGGATGCAACGGCAGCTGTAACTAAATCTCGTTCTTCGTCTCCACAATATGCGAGTGCTTATCCGCAACTGAATCTCATGACACCGGATGCGTTTAGTGCTAGTGGCAGTACAGCCGTGATTTTAGCCACCAGCAGCAATAACACAACTGGCGCGGAAACTATCAATACCACAGCTGTTGCAGCAACTGCTAGCACAGATCAGTCGGATATCGACACTCAAGTGTTGCAGACACTGCGCATGTTGGCCACGGTTACATCGAAGGGAACGGAaacagcaaatgcaaatcTGATGAAACTGATGAATAACACTTTGATTGAAGATCGGGAGCAGCAGAAGCTGAAGGAAAAACTGGAGGCGCGCAAAAAGTTTATTGCCATTGACCGCAATCCGGAACGCAATGCAGCTGAAAATTTGGCCAGTGGCGGCTCAAGTCCCAGCCGAGAAGTCCAGGAGATTATGGCCACGCAGGACGATGCTGATGACTATGAACCGGAACTGGAGAATCTGGAATCGGAtgaggaaaataattatttcatgcCATGTAAAACCGAAAAGAA AAAGGAGGAAGAGCTTGTCAACTCATCGCCTTTGGAGGAAACTGCCGGCAATTGGTTGCCAGATGCATCCTTATTGCAATCAGCGCCGACTAAGAAATCAGCCGAATTGCAAAATGCTGCACAAATAATGTCGCAGGCTGTGCAGCACAAAAACAATGGCAATGTTCCACCGACGttgggcaacagcagcagcaatagcaacaacacggcaacaacattaaatagcagtaacaacagcaacaatagccaCAATGCAACAATTGAAATTACAGGCGGCAATTCAGAAACGAATGCAAAACTGGAACAATTATTGG ATCTGGTCAAGGCGCAATCGCAGCAGCTTAACAAACTGGAGCATGAAGTAAgcaaactgcaacaacagcagcagcaacaacagcaacctagtagcagcagcaacacgaGCAACGCAGCTGCATTGCAACCGAAAAGCGTCAACGAGTTGGCctacaaaattgaaatgcaattatCTAAACTGATGGAACAATATCTGAAGCGTTACGAAAATGAACACAAAAGAAAACTGGCTGAATTTCTACACGAACG CGAGAATCAGAACCGTGCGCTACGTGATTCGGTGCTGCAGGTGCTCAATGAGTATGTGATGAAATATTTCACGGAAATCATTGGCAATGTGTTGAATGTGGAGCTACAACGTCAGGTGCTGCCACGTGTCAATGCCAAAATGGATCAGCTACAGAATCAAATGCAACTGGAAATTGTCCAAAAGTTAAATGTATTCGACAAgacaattaaagaaaatattgcaCAAGTGTGCAAGAGCAAA caaTTCCTGGATGCATTTGGAAAATCCGTACTAATTGGCGTACAGACAAGCCTGCAAACGGCCTTTATTGAGTCCATGAGCAGCACCCTAATTCCAGCCTATGAGAAATCATCCCAGAACATGTTCAAGCAACTCCACGAGGCATTTAGCGTGGGAATTAAAGACT TCATGGTGGAGTTCAATGCTTATCTGCAACACATGCCACAGCCGCATAATGGCGACGAGTTGAACAACAAACTGGGCCTTCTAAAGCAGCTGGTGGAAACCAATTTGTTGAAACATCGTACCGAATTAACCGACGCCATGTTGGAGACACAGCGTGAGGTAAAGAGCTTGGAAATTCTGCTTGCCCGCCAAGTGCAGGAGACCATAAGGGCCGAATTGCGCAAATATATGGATAGCCAGAATATGGCAATGAGATCGCAGGCAGCGACACCCGCTCCAACCTACGATCTACGCGATAGCATTAAACAAATGCTGTTGGCGGGTCAAATAAACAAGGCCTTCCATCAGGCTTTGCTAGCAAATGATTTGAATCTTGTGGAGTTTACATTGCGTCACACAGATCGCATGCAGGTCTTTGCACCCGACGGCTGTCGACTGGAGCAGAAGGTGTTGCTCTCGCTCATCCAGCAAATCTCAGCAGACATGAGCAATCATAATGAGCTTAAACAGAG ttaccTCAATGAGGCGCTACTAGCTATCAACATGTCGGATCCTATAACGCGCGAGCATGCGCCTAAAGTTCTCTCTGAACTGTATCGTAATTGCCGCCTGTTTATCAAGAATTGCCCAAAGAGTCCGCAATgcagcaatgtccgtctgctGATCGCCATGTGCAGCGCTACGTATCGCGATCAGTTTAAATGA
- the LOC117779476 gene encoding enhancer of mRNA-decapping protein 4 homolog isoform X2: protein MSSSTEQDQAATAGVIVAANGNQSDTKKIEVINFKPYEKQCCYSIETNHTKVYGCGGSHARGSSKVKLKNVVDYKWEQKYYYPGHLVAVHRDGKHLAYAINVNNKATGMEGMVRVCNTNTSQRALIKGMNGEVLDLQFAHSERERILAVIDVSSLFVYKIDLIDGNLMCKLVLKVDDPIASYVPEYDMVSWCPYVTSSHTSSSTATAIGATGEEEDENQLLIWSRSTQFQCFHVRMIVTEHGRGQIQPAALETGYLKIEEDSLITCAALSPDGTTVAAACADGLVRFYQIYLFDVRNHRCLHEWKPHDGKRVSSLFFLDNINKPVEDAYWQYVITTSDYNTEIKLWNCSLWECLQTINIVASIPTPVQPCKFIAGIDRSAGYLVISSLDSLAVYVMQISSGAGINSSLNDQASDSGDSDNGNVSGGAGSGLGNNEAAVRIQNIAEFKLSSGILSFSIVNASMRRLKSTNESYYQFEEPDDYDDENNATTDALVVHMFVVQGKSLQECQIIYQPCVAEKPERSLNSSNNTSISNKRSLTPDGATPSRFLHVADIKQEPSSPHNSSSGSSAVPLDALFAKSKRNSAGSSSASVVAVAVAAAAAAAQDATAAVTKSRSSSPQYASAYPQLNLMTPDAFSASGSTAVILATSSNNTTGAETINTTAVAATASTDQSDIDTQVLQTLRMLATVTSKGTETANANLMKLMNNTLIEDREQQKLKEKLEARKKFIAIDRNPERNAAENLASGGSSPSREVQEIMATQDDADDYEPELENLESDEENNYFMPCKTEKKKEEELVNSSPLEETAGNWLPDASLLQSAPTKKSAELQNAAQIMSQAVQHKNNGNVPPTLGNSSSNSNNTATTLNSSNNSNNSHNATIEITGGNSETNAKLEQLLDLVKAQSQQLNKLEHEVSKLQQQQQQQQQPSSSSNTSNAAALQPKSVNELAYKIEMQLSKLMEQYLKRYENEHKRKLAEFLHERENQNRALRDSVLQVLNEYVMKYFTEIIGNVLNVELQRQVLPRVNAKMDQLQNQMQLEIVQKLNVFDKTIKENIAQVCKSKQFLDAFGKSVLIGVQTSLQTAFIESMSSTLIPAYEKSSQNMFKQLHEAFSVGIKDFMVEFNAYLQHMPQPHNGDELNNKLGLLKQLVETNLLKHRTELTDAMLETQREVKSLEILLARQVQETIRAELRKYMDSQNMAMRSQAATPAPTYDLRDSIKQMLLAGQINKAFHQALLANDLNLVEFTLRHTDRMQVFAPDGCRLEQKVLLSLIQQISADMSNHNELKQSYLNEALLAINMSDPITREHAPKVLSELYRNCRLFIKNCPKSPQCSNVRLLIAMCSATYRDQFK, encoded by the exons ATGAGCAGCAGCACTGAACAGGATCAGGCAGCAACAGCCGGAGTCATTGTTGCCGCCAATGGCAATCAATCGGataccaaaaaaattgaagtcAT CAATTTCAAGCCTTATGAGAAGCAATGCTGTTATAGCATCGAAACGAATCATACGAAAGTTTATGGCTGTGGTGGTAGTCATGCACGTGGCTCGTCGAAGGTGAAGCTCAAAAATGTCGTCGACTATAAATGGGAacagaaatattattatcCTGGCCATTTGGTGGCAGTGCATCGTGATGGCAAGCATTTGGCCTACGCCATCAATG TTAACAACAAAGCCACCGGCATGGAGGGTATGGTTCGTGTGTGCAACACCAACACAAGCCAACGTGCCCTCATCAAGGGTATGAACGGAGAGGTTCTTGATTTACAATTTGCTCACAGTGAACGGGAACGGATTCTAGCCGTCATCGATGTGAGCTCCCTGTTTGTGtataaaatcgatttaatcgaTGGAAATTTGATGTGCAAACTTGTACTGAAAGTGGATGATCCCATTGCAAGCTATGTACCCGAATATGATATGGTCTCCTGGTGTCCCTACGTCACCAGCAGCCACACCTCTAGCAGCACTGCCACCGCCATTGGTGCCACTGGCGAAGAGGAGGATGAAAACCAGTTGTTGATTTGGTCTCGCAGCACACAATTTCAGTGCTTCCATGTCAGAATGATTGTTACCGAACATGGC CGCGGACAGATACAGCCAGCGGCTTTAGAAACTGGTTATCTTAAGATTGAGGAGGATTCATTAATAACCTGCGCTGCTTTATCACCGGATGGCACAACCGTTGCCGCCGCCTGTGCCGATGGCCTGGTGCGTTTCTATCAAATCTATTTATTCGATGTGCGCAATCATCGCTGTCTGCACGAATGGAAGCCACATGATGGGAAACGCGTCTCGTCATTATTCTTTCTTGATAACATCAACAAACCCGTGGAGGA TGCCTACTGGCAGTATGTGATCACCACAAGCGATTATAACACGGAGATTAAATTGTGGAATTGCTCACTGTGGGAGTGTCTGCAGACGATAAACATTGTTGCCAGCATTCCGACTCCTGTGCAGCCCTGCAAGTTTATAGCCGGCATTGATCGCAGTGCAGGCTATTTGGTTATATCCAGTCTAGACTCTCTGGCCGTGTATGTGATGCAGATAAGCAGCGGTGCCGGAATTAATAGCAGCCTCAATGATCAGGCCAGCGATAGTGGTGACTCTGATAATGGAAACGTTTCAGGCGGAGCTGGCAGCGGTCTTGGTAACAACGAAGCCGCCGTGCGCATCCAGAACATTGCCGAGTTCAAGCTGAGCTCGGGCATCTTGTCCTTTTCCATTGTGAATGCAAGCATGCGTCGATTGAAGAGTACCAACGAGAGTTACTATCAGTTTGAGGAGCCcgatgattatgatgatgagaATAATGCAACCACCGATGCCCTCGTGGTGCACATGTTTGTCGTGCAGGGCAAGAGCCTGCAGGAATGCCAGATTATTTATCAGCCGTGTGTGGCTGAGAAGCCTGAGCGAAGTTTgaatagcagcaacaatacgAGCATTAGCAACAAACGTTCGTTGACTCCAGATGGGGCAACTCCATCGCGATTTTTGCACGTGGCGGATATTAAACAGGAGCCAAGCTCAccgcacaacagcagcagcggctcGAGCGCTGTGCCGTTGGATGCACTCTTTGCCAAGTCAAAGCGCAACTCGGCGGGTTCCTCTTCGGCCTccgttgttgccgttgcagttgctgctgctgctgcagctgcacaGGATGCAACGGCAGCTGTAACTAAATCTCGTTCTTCGTCTCCACAATATGCGAGTGCTTATCCGCAACTGAATCTCATGACACCGGATGCGTTTAGTGCTAGTGGCAGTACAGCCGTGATTTTAGCCACCAGCAGCAATAACACAACTGGCGCGGAAACTATCAATACCACAGCTGTTGCAGCAACTGCTAGCACAGATCAGTCGGATATCGACACTCAAGTGTTGCAGACACTGCGCATGTTGGCCACGGTTACATCGAAGGGAACGGAaacagcaaatgcaaatcTGATGAAACTGATGAATAACACTTTGATTGAAGATCGGGAGCAGCAGAAGCTGAAGGAAAAACTGGAGGCGCGCAAAAAGTTTATTGCCATTGACCGCAATCCGGAACGCAATGCAGCTGAAAATTTGGCCAGTGGCGGCTCAAGTCCCAGCCGAGAAGTCCAGGAGATTATGGCCACGCAGGACGATGCTGATGACTATGAACCGGAACTGGAGAATCTGGAATCGGAtgaggaaaataattatttcatgcCATGTAAAACCGAAAAGAA AAAGGAGGAAGAGCTTGTCAACTCATCGCCTTTGGAGGAAACTGCCGGCAATTGGTTGCCAGATGCATCCTTATTGCAATCAGCGCCGACTAAGAAATCAGCCGAATTGCAAAATGCTGCACAAATAATGTCGCAGGCTGTGCAGCACAAAAACAATGGCAATGTTCCACCGACGttgggcaacagcagcagcaatagcaacaacacggcaacaacattaaatagcagtaacaacagcaacaatagccaCAATGCAACAATTGAAATTACAGGCGGCAATTCAGAAACGAATGCAAAACTGGAACAATTATTGG ATCTGGTCAAGGCGCAATCGCAGCAGCTTAACAAACTGGAGCATGAAGTAAgcaaactgcaacaacagcagcagcaacaacagcaacctagtagcagcagcaacacgaGCAACGCAGCTGCATTGCAACCGAAAAGCGTCAACGAGTTGGCctacaaaattgaaatgcaattatCTAAACTGATGGAACAATATCTGAAGCGTTACGAAAATGAACACAAAAGAAAACTGGCTGAATTTCTACACGAACG CGAGAATCAGAACCGTGCGCTACGTGATTCGGTGCTGCAGGTGCTCAATGAGTATGTGATGAAATATTTCACGGAAATCATTGGCAATGTGTTGAATGTGGAGCTACAACGTCAGGTGCTGCCACGTGTCAATGCCAAAATGGATCAGCTACAGAATCAAATGCAACTGGAAATTGTCCAAAAGTTAAATGTATTCGACAAgacaattaaagaaaatattgcaCAAGTGTGCAAGAGCAAA caaTTCCTGGATGCATTTGGAAAATCCGTACTAATTGGCGTACAGACAAGCCTGCAAACGGCCTTTATTGAGTCCATGAGCAGCACCCTAATTCCAGCCTATGAGAAATCATCCCAGAACATGTTCAAGCAACTCCACGAGGCATTTAGCGTGGGAATTAAAGACT TCATGGTGGAGTTCAATGCTTATCTGCAACACATGCCACAGCCGCATAATGGCGACGAGTTGAACAACAAACTGGGCCTTCTAAAGCAGCTGGTGGAAACCAATTTGTTGAAACATCGTACCGAATTAACCGACGCCATGTTGGAGACACAGCGTGAGGTAAAGAGCTTGGAAATTCTGCTTGCCCGCCAAGTGCAGGAGACCATAAGGGCCGAATTGCGCAAATATATGGATAGCCAGAATATGGCAATGAGATCGCAGGCAGCGACACCCGCTCCAACCTACGATCTACGCGATAGCATTAAACAAATGCTGTTGGCGGGTCAAATAAACAAGGCCTTCCATCAGGCTTTGCTAGCAAATGATTTGAATCTTGTGGAGTTTACATTGCGTCACACAGATCGCATGCAGGTCTTTGCACCCGACGGCTGTCGACTGGAGCAGAAGGTGTTGCTCTCGCTCATCCAGCAAATCTCAGCAGACATGAGCAATCATAATGAGCTTAAACAGAG ttaccTCAATGAGGCGCTACTAGCTATCAACATGTCGGATCCTATAACGCGCGAGCATGCGCCTAAAGTTCTCTCTGAACTGTATCGTAATTGCCGCCTGTTTATCAAGAATTGCCCAAAGAGTCCGCAATgcagcaatgtccgtctgctGATCGCCATGTGCAGCGCTACGTATCGCGATCAGTTTAAATGA